Proteins encoded in a region of the Roseateles sp. SL47 genome:
- a CDS encoding methyl-accepting chemotaxis protein: MKLNNMRLASRLAMGFGVVLVLLAAIVFIGGMSLGRTAESTRQMMDVPLQKERLVSEWYMLTLVGVKRYTAIAKSSDSSLADYFVNDVKVSTARGNEIIKALDAMPKSDEEKKVVDKLIEARKVYTGTRDRIGAAKKAGNADEAIRILEQEFRPQADVFLGNMVDYLKFQQKTLDDMAKQVDEATTLAQWRIGLIGALALVVGAVFAWVLTRSVTVPLSRAQQMVEAVAGGDLTRSVAAEGRDEIAQMMAQLDAMRLSLQRAISTVRDSSENIQNACQEVSAGNQDLSQRTEQTAGNVQQAASAMEQLNGTVGQTAQSSREANQLATNAVEVATRGGQVVAEVVSRMQGIHGSSRKIADIIGVIDGIAFQTNILALNAAVEAARAGEQGRGFAVVATEVRNLAGRSAAAAKEIKSLIEASVEQVEAGTNLVNRAGETMNDVVTAIQRVTGIVGEISVASAEQAEGVSQVSGAVTQMDAATQQNAAMVEEIAAAASSLRGQAQSLVEAVRVFRL, from the coding sequence GTGAAATTGAACAATATGAGGCTGGCCTCGCGCCTGGCCATGGGTTTTGGGGTGGTGCTGGTGCTGCTGGCCGCCATTGTGTTCATCGGTGGCATGAGCCTGGGCCGCACTGCGGAGTCCACTCGCCAGATGATGGATGTGCCGCTGCAGAAGGAACGGCTGGTGAGCGAGTGGTACATGCTCACGCTGGTGGGCGTGAAGCGCTACACCGCCATTGCCAAAAGCTCGGACTCGTCCCTGGCGGATTACTTTGTGAATGACGTGAAGGTCTCCACCGCGCGCGGCAATGAGATCATCAAGGCGCTCGATGCAATGCCCAAGAGCGACGAGGAAAAGAAGGTCGTCGACAAGCTGATCGAAGCCCGCAAGGTCTACACCGGCACTCGGGACCGGATCGGCGCCGCCAAGAAGGCCGGCAATGCGGACGAAGCCATTCGCATCCTGGAGCAGGAATTCCGCCCGCAGGCGGACGTCTTCCTCGGCAACATGGTGGACTACCTGAAGTTCCAGCAGAAGACACTGGACGACATGGCCAAACAGGTGGATGAAGCCACCACGTTGGCCCAATGGCGCATCGGCCTGATCGGCGCGCTGGCGCTGGTGGTGGGCGCCGTGTTTGCCTGGGTGCTGACGCGTTCGGTGACCGTGCCGCTGAGCCGCGCCCAGCAGATGGTGGAGGCCGTGGCGGGTGGCGACCTGACGCGCTCGGTCGCTGCCGAAGGCCGCGACGAGATCGCACAGATGATGGCCCAATTGGACGCCATGCGCCTGAGCCTGCAACGCGCCATTTCGACGGTGCGTGACTCTTCCGAGAACATCCAGAATGCCTGCCAGGAAGTCTCCGCCGGCAATCAGGACCTGAGCCAGCGCACCGAACAGACGGCCGGCAATGTGCAGCAGGCCGCCAGCGCCATGGAACAACTGAACGGTACGGTGGGCCAGACGGCTCAGTCGTCCCGCGAGGCCAACCAGCTCGCCACCAATGCGGTGGAAGTCGCCACCCGTGGGGGTCAGGTGGTGGCGGAAGTGGTGTCCCGCATGCAGGGCATCCACGGCAGTTCACGCAAGATCGCCGACATCATCGGTGTGATCGACGGCATCGCCTTCCAGACCAACATCCTGGCCCTGAATGCGGCCGTGGAAGCCGCGCGGGCCGGTGAACAGGGCCGCGGCTTTGCGGTGGTGGCCACCGAAGTGCGCAACCTGGCGGGCCGCTCGGCGGCCGCGGCCAAGGAGATCAAGTCGCTGATCGAGGCCAGCGTGGAGCAGGTGGAAGCCGGCACCAACCTGGTGAACCGCGCAGGCGAGACCATGAACGATGTGGTCACGGCTATCCAGCGGGTCACCGGCATCGTGGGTGAAATCAGCGTGGCCAGCGCGGAGCAGGCGGAAGGTGTGTCGCAAGTGTCCGGTGCGGTGACGCAGATGGATGCCGCCACCCAGCAGAATGCCGCGATGGTGGAAGAGATCGCCGCCGCCGCGTCGAGCCTGCGCGGCCAGGCCCAAAGCCTGGTGGAAGCGGTTCGGGTGTTCCGGCTCTGA
- a CDS encoding fumarylacetoacetate hydrolase family protein, with translation MTDSSSRRLGRRSMLTASAAMAAGAVAGCALPGQAQNEPKAAAFKTPFEVTPTTVPIIGSDLRFPVRRIYCIGRNYAAHAREMGSDPTREPPFFFQKPTDAIQNVAPGTVADHPYPTLTKNYHYEVELVAALHKGGRDVPVAQALDLVYGYALGLDMTRRDLQRAMGNEKKPWEIGKSFDHAAPIGPIHPVSRIGHPKQGAIWLKVNGDTRQSADLSMMIWSVAEQIANLSKAFELYPGDIIYSGTPENVGPVVKGDVIDCHIDGLPNLGIRIV, from the coding sequence ATGACCGACAGTTCCTCCCGGCGGCTGGGCCGCCGCTCGATGCTCACCGCCTCGGCGGCGATGGCCGCCGGTGCCGTGGCCGGTTGCGCCCTGCCTGGCCAGGCGCAGAACGAGCCCAAGGCGGCCGCATTCAAGACCCCGTTCGAGGTCACGCCCACCACCGTCCCCATCATTGGCAGCGATCTGCGCTTTCCGGTGCGCCGCATCTATTGCATCGGCCGCAACTACGCCGCGCATGCCCGCGAGATGGGCAGTGACCCGACCCGCGAGCCGCCGTTTTTCTTTCAGAAACCGACCGACGCCATCCAGAACGTGGCGCCCGGCACGGTGGCGGATCATCCCTATCCGACCCTGACCAAGAACTATCACTACGAAGTGGAACTGGTCGCCGCGCTCCACAAGGGCGGCCGTGATGTGCCGGTGGCGCAGGCGCTGGACCTGGTCTACGGGTATGCCCTGGGCCTGGACATGACCCGTCGCGACCTGCAGCGGGCCATGGGCAACGAAAAGAAGCCTTGGGAGATCGGCAAGAGCTTCGACCATGCCGCTCCCATCGGCCCGATCCATCCGGTGAGCCGGATCGGCCATCCGAAACAGGGCGCCATCTGGCTGAAGGTCAATGGCGACACCCGGCAAAGCGCTGATCTGAGCATGATGATCTGGAGCGTTGCCGAGCAGATTGCCAATCTGTCCAAGGCCTTCGAGCTCTACCCTGGCGACATCATCTACAGCGGCACGCCGGAGAACGTGGGGCCGGTGGTGAAGGGGGATGTGATCGACTGCCATATCGACGGTCTGCCCAACCTCGGCATCCGCATCGTGTGA
- a CDS encoding VOC family protein, whose protein sequence is MLKRLHHAAIICSDYPRAKRFYTEVLGLQVLAEHYREARSSYKLDLALPDGSQIELFSFPGAPPRPSYPEAQGLRHLAFAVEDVDACKRRLEAQGVTVEPVRVDEYTGRRFTFFADPDGLPLELYEG, encoded by the coding sequence ATGCTGAAACGACTGCACCACGCCGCCATCATCTGTTCCGACTACCCACGCGCCAAGCGCTTCTACACCGAGGTGCTGGGGCTGCAGGTGCTGGCGGAACACTACCGGGAAGCCCGAAGCTCCTACAAGCTGGATCTGGCGCTGCCGGATGGCTCGCAGATCGAGCTGTTTTCCTTTCCTGGTGCGCCACCGCGTCCGTCCTACCCGGAGGCGCAGGGCCTGCGGCATCTGGCCTTTGCGGTGGAGGATGTGGACGCCTGCAAGCGCCGTCTGGAGGCTCAGGGCGTGACGGTGGAGCCGGTGCGGGTGGATGAATACACCGGCCGGCGCTTCACCTTCTTTGCGGACCCGGATGGGTTGCCGCTGGAGCTCTACGAAGGTTGA
- a CDS encoding helix-turn-helix domain-containing protein, giving the protein MPPVYQLYGENPKAAGLDGLHLESIAARSRLHNWEILPHRHAHLVQLLLVQRGPATVQLDAEHRVLRGPALVWVPALAVHGFRFGEATQGLVLTLEHTRVIRLLAGAPDLLDNLRGPRAQPLEARSPLTRSLLAVAEQLHQDYFGTPPWRSLALDHAVGLLLTHAARVQPQRAPREEGRGLQHLARYREQVERRYREQPSVAALAQPLGITPTQLNRLCRKHFGCSALAVLHHRLLLEAQRELGYTHLQVRQISDGLGFSDPAYFTRFFARSTGLSPSEWRVRHSGG; this is encoded by the coding sequence ATGCCGCCGGTGTATCAGCTGTATGGTGAAAACCCCAAGGCGGCGGGTCTGGATGGCTTGCACCTGGAGTCGATTGCCGCCCGCAGCCGCTTGCACAATTGGGAAATACTGCCGCACCGCCATGCGCATCTGGTTCAACTCCTGCTGGTGCAGCGCGGCCCGGCCACCGTGCAGTTAGATGCTGAACATCGGGTGCTGCGCGGCCCGGCGCTGGTGTGGGTGCCCGCCCTGGCGGTGCATGGATTCCGGTTTGGTGAGGCCACCCAAGGCCTGGTGCTGACCCTGGAGCACACGCGGGTCATCCGCCTGCTGGCTGGCGCGCCCGACCTGCTGGACAACCTGCGCGGACCGCGTGCGCAACCGCTGGAGGCCCGATCGCCGCTCACGCGCAGCCTGCTGGCCGTGGCGGAGCAATTGCATCAGGACTACTTCGGCACCCCGCCCTGGCGAAGCCTGGCGCTGGACCATGCCGTCGGGCTGCTGTTGACCCACGCGGCCCGGGTGCAGCCCCAACGAGCCCCACGGGAGGAAGGCCGTGGCCTGCAGCATCTGGCCCGTTACCGCGAGCAGGTGGAGCGGCGCTACCGCGAGCAGCCCAGCGTCGCCGCGCTCGCCCAGCCCTTGGGCATCACACCCACTCAGCTCAACCGGCTCTGCCGCAAGCATTTCGGCTGCTCCGCGCTGGCGGTGCTGCATCACCGGCTGCTGCTGGAGGCGCAGCGGGAACTGGGCTACACCCATCTGCAGGTGCGTCAGATCTCCGATGGGCTGGGCTTCAGCGACCCGGCCTATTTCACGCGCTTCTTTGCCCGGTCCACCGGCCTGTCGCCCAGCGAGTGGCGCGTGCGGCATAGTGGCGGCTGA
- the pobA gene encoding 4-hydroxybenzoate 3-monooxygenase has product MKTHRTQVLIVGAGPSGLLLGQLLHRAGIDSLIVERASATHVRQRIRAGVLEPGTVALLEEAGVADRLHREGLLHHGIELMVDGCRHRIDLQALVGRSVTVYGQTELTRDLMEARAASGRPCWYDAQQVHLDTWDGSEVRARCEVEGVTREIVADFVAGCDGYHGICRASVPAEALRCYEKVYPFGWLGLLSDTPPVSHELIYGRHERGFSLCSMRSPTRSRYYLQVPLSEQVHHWNDQRFWQELRCRMDPATAEQLVTGPALEMSIAPLRSFVAEPMRFGRLFLAGDAAHIVPPTGAKGLNLAASDIRYLSQALIEFYSGGPPTGLDHYSSRCLARIWKAERFSWWMTTLLHGFDHEPPIQHKLQRAELDYLLSSEAAQRVLAENYVGLPI; this is encoded by the coding sequence ATGAAGACTCACCGCACCCAGGTGCTGATCGTGGGCGCCGGCCCATCCGGCCTGTTGCTGGGCCAGTTGCTGCATCGCGCCGGCATCGACAGCCTCATCGTCGAACGCGCCTCCGCCACGCATGTGCGCCAACGCATCCGTGCAGGCGTGCTGGAGCCGGGCACGGTGGCCTTGTTGGAAGAAGCCGGTGTGGCCGACCGCCTGCACCGGGAAGGGCTGCTGCACCACGGCATCGAGCTGATGGTGGACGGTTGCCGCCATCGCATCGACTTGCAGGCGCTGGTGGGGCGTTCCGTCACGGTCTATGGGCAGACCGAACTGACCCGCGACTTGATGGAAGCCCGCGCGGCCAGCGGACGGCCTTGCTGGTATGACGCGCAACAGGTGCATCTCGACACCTGGGACGGCTCAGAGGTGCGCGCCCGATGCGAGGTGGAAGGTGTCACCCGGGAGATCGTCGCCGACTTCGTTGCTGGCTGCGATGGTTATCACGGCATCTGCCGCGCCTCGGTGCCCGCCGAGGCCCTGCGCTGTTATGAGAAGGTCTATCCGTTCGGTTGGCTGGGCTTGCTGAGCGACACGCCACCGGTCTCCCACGAACTGATCTACGGCCGCCACGAACGGGGCTTCAGCCTGTGCAGCATGCGCTCGCCCACCCGCAGCCGCTACTACCTGCAGGTGCCGCTGTCCGAGCAGGTCCACCACTGGAATGACCAGCGCTTCTGGCAGGAACTGCGTTGCCGCATGGACCCGGCCACCGCCGAACAGCTGGTGACCGGCCCCGCGCTGGAGATGAGCATCGCGCCGCTGCGCAGCTTCGTGGCGGAGCCGATGCGTTTTGGCCGCCTGTTCCTGGCGGGCGATGCTGCGCACATCGTGCCCCCCACCGGGGCCAAAGGCCTCAATCTGGCGGCGTCGGACATCCGCTACCTGTCCCAGGCCCTGATCGAGTTCTACAGTGGTGGCCCCCCCACCGGGCTGGACCACTACTCCAGCCGCTGCCTGGCGCGCATCTGGAAGGCCGAGCGCTTCTCCTGGTGGATGACCACCCTGCTCCACGGCTTCGACCATGAGCCGCCCATCCAGCACAAGCTGCAGCGGGCCGAGCTGGACTATCTGCTCAGCTCGGAAGCGGCGCAGCGGGTGCTGGCGGAGAACTATGTGGGGCTGCCAATCTGA
- a CDS encoding TetR/AcrR family transcriptional regulator, which translates to MSQDPPRIKPSSGSAVEHSSEHAPEPSDNACPRSGPRARRSRGRPSSEAAQGADALLRTARGIFARRGYEATSVRDIARQAGVDAALIAHHFGSKEALWIAVVDQIAARIHPLLEVATELRSRADLSPRKRVEQAMVHFMDKVFEDPDIGMFFSTAATEEGARLDVLVDRMVKPFHQVFLPLMEDAMAAGDFQGCDPGLMFSMLTQGISKTVAYAHVLRAVSPLTHDPETFKRELLKVVLTLLA; encoded by the coding sequence ATGAGCCAGGACCCTCCTCGCATCAAGCCTTCTTCCGGATCCGCCGTGGAGCACTCCTCGGAACATGCGCCGGAACCTTCCGACAACGCCTGCCCACGATCCGGCCCGCGGGCGCGGCGCAGCCGCGGGCGCCCCTCCAGCGAAGCCGCCCAGGGCGCGGATGCCTTGTTGCGCACGGCGCGCGGCATCTTTGCCCGGCGCGGTTACGAAGCCACCAGCGTGCGGGACATCGCCCGGCAGGCCGGCGTGGACGCAGCCCTGATCGCCCATCACTTCGGCTCCAAGGAGGCGTTGTGGATCGCCGTGGTGGACCAGATCGCCGCACGGATCCATCCGCTGCTGGAGGTCGCCACCGAGTTGCGCAGCCGCGCGGACCTCTCGCCCCGCAAGCGCGTGGAGCAGGCGATGGTGCACTTCATGGACAAAGTGTTCGAGGACCCGGACATCGGCATGTTCTTCTCCACCGCCGCCACCGAAGAAGGGGCGCGGCTGGATGTGCTGGTGGACCGTATGGTCAAGCCTTTCCATCAGGTTTTCCTCCCCCTGATGGAAGACGCGATGGCGGCCGGCGACTTCCAGGGCTGCGACCCTGGGCTGATGTTCTCGATGCTGACCCAGGGCATCAGCAAGACGGTGGCCTATGCGCATGTGCTGCGCGCAGTCTCTCCGCTGACTCACGACCCGGAGACCTTCAAGCGGGAGCTGTTGAAGGTGGTGTTGACGCTGCTGGCCTGA
- a CDS encoding isochorismatase family protein, whose protein sequence is MSAASPVVAPHPSSRCQLLIVDPQNDFCDGIEGATLPVPGAHADLQRVAGFIEAAGSRLTDIVVTLDSHPAYAIERPSFWQTADGGPVAPFTQITLQQVKDGAYAPRDRHLAEHVRFYLGALEASPKQYRLMVWPTHCVTGTPGHNIHADVAQALAAWESRSLRVVEKVLKGRHPLTEQYSAVKAEVPLPDDPSTGIHHVLVDRIVSFAGLTFIAGEASSHCVAATAEDLLEAMTPERRHRVVLLRDCMSPVTGFEAGEAAFFQRAADWGVRSMTAAEALALVAAG, encoded by the coding sequence ATGTCCGCTGCATCGCCTGTTGTTGCTCCCCATCCGTCGTCGCGCTGCCAACTGCTCATCGTCGACCCGCAGAACGACTTCTGCGATGGAATCGAAGGTGCGACCCTGCCGGTGCCGGGGGCCCATGCCGACCTGCAACGCGTGGCCGGCTTCATTGAAGCGGCCGGCAGCCGTCTGACGGATATCGTGGTCACGCTGGATTCGCATCCCGCTTATGCCATCGAACGCCCTTCGTTCTGGCAGACGGCCGACGGCGGCCCGGTGGCCCCCTTCACCCAGATCACCCTGCAGCAGGTCAAGGACGGCGCCTACGCCCCGCGTGACCGCCACCTGGCCGAGCATGTGCGCTTCTATCTGGGCGCGCTTGAAGCCAGCCCCAAGCAGTACCGCCTGATGGTCTGGCCCACCCACTGCGTGACGGGCACCCCAGGCCACAACATCCATGCCGACGTGGCCCAGGCCTTGGCCGCCTGGGAAAGCCGGTCGCTGCGGGTGGTGGAGAAGGTGCTCAAGGGCCGCCATCCGCTGACCGAGCAATACAGCGCCGTGAAGGCCGAGGTGCCGCTGCCCGACGATCCGAGCACCGGCATCCATCATGTGCTGGTGGACCGCATCGTGAGCTTTGCCGGTCTGACCTTCATTGCCGGCGAAGCCAGCAGCCATTGTGTGGCCGCCACGGCGGAAGATTTGCTGGAGGCGATGACGCCGGAGCGGCGCCACCGCGTGGTGCTACTGCGGGACTGCATGAGCCCGGTGACCGGCTTTGAAGCGGGGGAAGCCGCCTTCTTTCAACGCGCGGCGGACTGGGGCGTGCGGTCGATGACGGCGGCCGAGGCCCTGGCCCTGGTTGCGGCGGGCTGA
- a CDS encoding DUF3331 domain-containing protein, whose translation MHSEHKEMAQEGWLRTIAWLGARGADDHRASSWRPPSRAPVRRAVHDAAPVRPPATIHVLDRPTPRTAAISWSDPGVCHYGYQIWDMAPAKRTGVCVLTGSKIQIGDIVYCPREEEAPVNAGAMIAAAYVDA comes from the coding sequence ATGCACAGCGAGCACAAAGAAATGGCCCAGGAGGGCTGGTTGCGCACCATCGCATGGTTGGGCGCGCGTGGTGCTGACGACCATCGGGCATCCTCATGGCGGCCGCCGAGCCGGGCGCCTGTGCGCCGTGCGGTCCATGATGCCGCGCCGGTGCGTCCCCCGGCCACCATCCATGTGCTGGATCGGCCCACGCCGCGTACGGCGGCGATTTCGTGGTCCGACCCCGGGGTCTGCCACTACGGCTATCAGATCTGGGACATGGCCCCGGCCAAGCGGACCGGGGTCTGCGTGCTGACCGGCAGCAAGATCCAGATCGGCGACATCGTTTATTGCCCGCGTGAAGAAGAAGCCCCGGTCAATGCCGGGGCCATGATCGCGGCGGCCTACGTGGACGCCTGA
- a CDS encoding ABC transporter permease — protein sequence MNRREFFPRQVVDAGANRWDWALLPLVLAALVLLAYGATQMARPFELGDPLPLSLDPSRLPYYLLRTNLRMLAAMLLALLFSAAFAVLAAKVRAAEKLLVPMLDILQSIPILGFLSITVTGFIALFPGNLLGVECAAIFAIFTSQAWNMAFSLYQSLRTVPTELQEAAQVFQLSGWQRFWRLELPYAMPALLWNMMMSMSGGWFFVVASEAISVSNQSIKLPGVGSYIALAIESQNLPAIGWAILCMFVGILLYDQLVFRPLVAWADKFRFEDSGSEAAPESWMLNWLRRTQMTRRLGSWFVDRLESSLVWFSRSHDGTSIRARQRQSSPTSQRLWDAVLAAAVMLALWRLVDFVHSEVGWAEAGHVFVLGCITMLRVLLLIALAALVWVPVGIWIGLNPRWSGRLQAVAQFLAAFPANLLFPVAVMAIVHWKLNADLWLSPLMIFGTQWYLLFNVIAGASTIPAELRHAAGNLGLTGWLKWRRYLLPAVFPSFVTGAITASGGSWNASIVAEYVSWGDTTVQAHGLGAYIAQMTAQGDFPRIALGIGVMCIFVMGLNHFVWRRLYRLAEDRMHF from the coding sequence ATGAACCGCCGCGAATTTTTCCCGCGGCAGGTGGTCGACGCGGGCGCGAACCGCTGGGACTGGGCCCTGCTGCCCCTGGTCCTCGCTGCACTGGTGCTGCTGGCCTATGGCGCCACGCAGATGGCCCGTCCGTTCGAGCTCGGCGACCCACTGCCCCTGTCGCTGGATCCGTCCCGCCTGCCGTATTACCTGTTGCGCACCAACCTGCGCATGTTGGCCGCCATGCTGCTGGCCTTGCTGTTCAGCGCGGCCTTTGCCGTGCTGGCGGCCAAGGTGCGCGCGGCGGAGAAGTTGCTGGTGCCGATGCTGGACATCCTGCAGTCGATTCCCATCCTGGGTTTCCTGTCGATCACGGTCACCGGCTTCATTGCCCTGTTCCCCGGCAATCTGCTGGGTGTGGAATGCGCGGCCATCTTCGCGATCTTCACCTCGCAGGCCTGGAACATGGCGTTCAGCCTGTACCAGTCGCTGCGCACGGTGCCGACGGAATTGCAGGAGGCTGCGCAGGTGTTCCAGCTTTCGGGCTGGCAGCGTTTCTGGCGGCTGGAGCTGCCCTACGCCATGCCGGCGCTGCTGTGGAACATGATGATGTCGATGTCCGGCGGCTGGTTCTTTGTGGTGGCGTCGGAGGCCATCTCGGTCTCCAACCAGAGCATCAAACTACCGGGCGTGGGCTCGTACATCGCACTGGCCATCGAGTCGCAGAACCTTCCAGCCATCGGCTGGGCGATTCTCTGCATGTTTGTGGGCATCCTGCTGTATGACCAGTTGGTGTTCCGTCCTCTTGTGGCCTGGGCCGACAAGTTCCGATTCGAGGACAGTGGCAGCGAGGCCGCACCGGAGTCGTGGATGCTGAACTGGCTGCGTCGCACGCAGATGACCCGCCGCCTCGGCAGTTGGTTTGTGGACCGGCTGGAAAGCAGCCTGGTCTGGTTCAGCCGCTCCCATGACGGCACCTCCATCCGCGCGCGCCAGCGCCAGTCAAGCCCGACGTCCCAGCGCCTGTGGGACGCCGTACTGGCCGCCGCCGTGATGCTGGCGCTCTGGCGCCTGGTGGATTTCGTGCACAGCGAGGTGGGCTGGGCCGAAGCCGGCCACGTGTTTGTGCTGGGCTGCATCACGATGCTGCGAGTGTTGCTGCTGATTGCACTGGCGGCCCTGGTGTGGGTGCCGGTGGGCATCTGGATCGGCCTGAACCCACGATGGAGTGGCCGGCTTCAGGCCGTGGCCCAGTTCCTCGCGGCCTTCCCGGCCAATCTGCTGTTCCCGGTGGCGGTGATGGCCATCGTGCACTGGAAGCTCAATGCGGATCTGTGGCTGTCCCCGTTGATGATCTTCGGCACACAGTGGTATTTGCTGTTCAACGTGATTGCGGGCGCTTCCACCATCCCCGCCGAGCTGCGCCATGCCGCCGGCAACCTGGGCCTGACTGGCTGGCTGAAGTGGCGTCGCTACCTGCTGCCCGCCGTCTTCCCCAGCTTCGTGACCGGCGCCATCACCGCCAGCGGCGGCTCATGGAATGCCAGCATCGTGGCTGAATACGTGAGCTGGGGGGACACCACCGTCCAGGCCCATGGCCTCGGCGCCTACATCGCGCAGATGACGGCGCAGGGCGACTTCCCGCGGATTGCGCTGGGCATCGGCGTGATGTGCATCTTCGTCATGGGCCTCAATCATTTTGTCTGGCGCCGCCTCTATCGGCTGGCCGAAGACCGCATGCATTTCTGA
- a CDS encoding nitrate/sulfonate/bicarbonate ABC transporter ATP-binding protein: MSATILELTGVGKTFRSADGHLRPVLEDVDFHLRDGEIVALLGQSGSGKSTLLRIMAGLVKADHGQVRYRGQPLFGPARGISMVFQSFALFPWLTVQQNVELGLEARGMPKADREKRAEAAIALIGLAGFEGALPRELSGGMRQRVGIARALVTEPDVLLMDEAFSALDVLTGERLREDILELWQGGGMPTKAMLVVSHNIEEAVLMADRVLIFASDPGRIRCQLSVQLPRPRDPDSADVRALIDEVYALMTAGRPGRAHGTVEAGVAAAPPLVERLPTADVARMDGLLELLAEPPFDGRADLPQLSEESGLPDAQLLPVAHALALLGLAQLDSGDLQLTPLGRRYVDGPHELRRDLFGQQLMLQVPLIAHIRHSLEQEPTGQLMDTPVRRLLSEHLDDAEADAVMKTAVTWARHGEVFEYDYNTGKLSLPAGDTEA; the protein is encoded by the coding sequence ATGTCCGCCACCATCCTCGAACTGACCGGCGTCGGCAAGACCTTCCGTTCCGCTGACGGGCACCTGCGGCCGGTGCTGGAAGACGTTGACTTCCACCTGCGCGACGGCGAAATCGTGGCCCTGCTGGGGCAGTCCGGCTCCGGCAAGAGCACACTGCTACGCATCATGGCCGGGCTGGTGAAGGCCGACCACGGCCAGGTGCGTTATCGCGGCCAGCCGCTGTTTGGTCCGGCCCGTGGCATCAGCATGGTGTTCCAGTCGTTTGCACTGTTCCCCTGGCTGACCGTCCAGCAGAACGTGGAACTGGGGCTCGAAGCCCGCGGCATGCCCAAGGCGGATCGGGAGAAGCGCGCCGAGGCCGCCATCGCGCTGATCGGCCTGGCCGGCTTTGAAGGGGCGCTGCCCCGTGAGCTGTCCGGCGGCATGCGCCAGCGGGTGGGCATTGCCCGCGCCCTGGTCACCGAACCGGATGTGCTGCTGATGGATGAGGCCTTCTCGGCCCTGGACGTGCTCACCGGCGAACGCCTGCGGGAAGACATCCTGGAGCTGTGGCAGGGCGGCGGCATGCCGACGAAGGCGATGCTGGTGGTCTCCCACAACATCGAAGAAGCGGTGCTGATGGCCGACCGTGTGCTGATCTTCGCCAGTGACCCGGGCCGCATCCGTTGCCAGCTGTCGGTGCAGTTGCCCCGGCCGCGGGATCCGGACAGCGCCGACGTGCGTGCGCTGATCGACGAGGTCTATGCGCTGATGACCGCCGGCCGCCCTGGCCGCGCTCACGGCACGGTGGAGGCCGGTGTGGCTGCGGCACCGCCGCTGGTGGAGCGGCTGCCGACCGCCGACGTGGCCCGCATGGACGGCCTGCTGGAACTCCTGGCCGAACCGCCCTTCGATGGCCGGGCCGACCTGCCCCAGCTCAGCGAAGAATCCGGCCTGCCGGATGCGCAACTGCTGCCGGTGGCCCACGCGCTGGCCCTGCTGGGCCTGGCCCAGCTCGACAGCGGTGACCTGCAGCTCACGCCCTTGGGCCGTCGTTATGTGGATGGCCCCCATGAACTGCGCCGCGACCTGTTTGGCCAGCAGCTGATGCTGCAGGTGCCGCTGATTGCGCACATCCGCCACAGCCTGGAGCAGGAGCCGACCGGCCAGTTGATGGATACCCCGGTGCGGCGGCTGCTGAGCGAGCACTTGGACGATGCGGAAGCCGATGCGGTGATGAAGACCGCCGTGACTTGGGCGCGGCACGGGGAAGTCTTCGAGTACGACTACAACACCGGCAAGCTGAGCCTGCCGGCGGGTGATACCGAAGCGTGA